The proteins below come from a single Desulfomonilia bacterium genomic window:
- the rplK gene encoding 50S ribosomal protein L11, with translation MAKTVTAKIKIHIPAGEAKPSPPVGPALGQHGVNIMEFCKAFNAQTEKQKGFLIPVVITVYQDRTFTFITKSPPASRLLIKAAGLEKASSNPSKEKVGKVTKAQVKEIATTKMKDLNTVDIDMAMNIIAGTARSMGIEVVE, from the coding sequence ATGGCAAAGACAGTAACCGCAAAGATTAAAATTCATATCCCTGCAGGGGAAGCAAAACCTTCTCCACCAGTCGGACCAGCACTGGGACAGCATGGAGTAAACATCATGGAATTCTGCAAGGCGTTTAATGCTCAGACAGAAAAACAGAAAGGTTTCCTGATCCCTGTTGTGATAACCGTATATCAGGATAGAACTTTTACGTTTATTACCAAAAGCCCCCCTGCATCCCGACTTCTTATAAAGGCTGCAGGCCTTGAAAAGGCTTCTTCGAATCCTTCAAAGGAAAAAGTAGGAAAAGTCACAAAAGCGCAGGTAAAAGAAATTGCTACGACGAAGATGAAAGACCTTAATACGGTCGACATAGATATGGCAATGAACATCATTGCTGGAACCGCCCGCAGCATGGGCATTGAAGTAGTAGAATAA
- the rplA gene encoding 50S ribosomal protein L1, whose translation MARIGKKYNEARKKVDSQKKYSFEEAISLVLDCKYTKFDESVDVAFRLGVDPRHADQMVRGSVILPHGTGRTTRVLVFAKGDKEKEAQEAKADYVGSEDIAEKIQGGWLEFDKVIATPDMMGLVGKLGRILGPRGLMPNPKLGTVTFDIAKTVGEMKAGRIEFRVDKTGIVHCSVGRVSFGKEKLHENIKALLEVVWKLKPSSSKGAYIKGVALSSTMGPGVRIDPVDAVALVK comes from the coding sequence ATGGCAAGGATTGGCAAGAAATACAACGAAGCCAGAAAAAAGGTTGACTCACAGAAGAAATACTCATTCGAAGAGGCGATATCCCTTGTCCTGGACTGCAAATATACCAAATTTGATGAGAGTGTGGATGTAGCGTTCAGGCTGGGCGTTGACCCCCGTCATGCAGATCAGATGGTGAGAGGCTCCGTTATACTGCCTCATGGAACAGGGAGAACAACACGCGTACTTGTTTTTGCAAAAGGGGATAAGGAAAAAGAGGCGCAGGAAGCCAAAGCTGATTATGTAGGTTCTGAAGACATTGCAGAAAAGATACAAGGCGGCTGGCTTGAGTTTGATAAGGTTATAGCAACGCCCGATATGATGGGTCTTGTCGGAAAACTTGGTCGAATTCTGGGGCCTAGAGGTCTTATGCCAAACCCGAAGCTGGGGACGGTAACATTTGATATTGCAAAGACTGTGGGCGAAATGAAGGCGGGAAGAATTGAGTTCAGGGTCGATAAAACTGGAATAGTACACTGCAGTGTGGGAAGAGTCAGCTTCGGAAAGGAAAAACTTCATGAGAATATAAAGGCTTTGCTTGAAGTAGTCTGGAAGTTAAAGCCTTCTTCCAGCAAAGGTGCATATATAAAAGGAGTTGCTTTATCCAGTACCATGGGTCCCGGAGTCAGGATTGATCCGGTCGATGCAGTGGCGTTGGTAAAATAG
- the rplJ gene encoding 50S ribosomal protein L10, protein MNRTEKSELVEKLHDELSKSGAVFITDYKGLTVEQVTQLRGGIRQAGGKYQVVKNTLLKLAAEGTNATGLNPLLEGPTAIAIAFADPVALAKAIVEFSKKNENLEIQGGVLGSQFLTEEDVKDLAGMPSKEVLLARMLGSMNAPATNFVGVLAAMVRQLMYVLKAIEEKKSQIQE, encoded by the coding sequence TTGAATAGGACAGAAAAATCGGAACTGGTCGAAAAACTTCATGATGAGCTAAGCAAAAGCGGTGCTGTTTTCATAACAGACTATAAAGGACTTACTGTTGAACAGGTCACTCAGCTGAGAGGAGGAATCAGGCAGGCTGGCGGCAAATATCAGGTAGTCAAGAATACTCTTCTTAAACTCGCCGCGGAAGGGACAAATGCAACTGGGCTCAATCCGCTGCTGGAGGGGCCTACAGCAATTGCCATAGCGTTTGCTGATCCTGTTGCGCTGGCTAAGGCCATTGTGGAATTTTCGAAAAAAAATGAAAATCTGGAAATTCAGGGCGGTGTTTTAGGATCACAGTTTCTGACTGAAGAAGATGTCAAGGATCTGGCAGGCATGCCTAGCAAAGAAGTGCTTCTTGCAAGAATGCTTGGCTCAATGAATGCACCTGCAACCAATTTTGTTGGTGTTCTGGCAGCCATGGTGCGTCAGCTTATGTATGTTTTAAAAGCAATAGAAGAAAAAAAATCACAGATTCAAGAATAA
- the rplL gene encoding 50S ribosomal protein L7/L12, protein MSISREDVIKFIENMTVLELAGFVKELEEKFGVSAAAPAVAVAAGPAAGPAEPVEEKTQFDVILKDAGAQKIQVIKVVRALTNLGLKEAKDLVEGAPKPVVEKVSKQEAEDAKKKLEEQGAAVEIK, encoded by the coding sequence ATGAGTATTTCACGCGAAGACGTAATAAAATTTATTGAGAATATGACAGTTCTGGAACTCGCCGGTTTTGTTAAAGAGCTTGAAGAGAAATTTGGCGTAAGTGCGGCAGCCCCGGCAGTTGCTGTAGCCGCTGGACCGGCAGCTGGTCCTGCTGAACCTGTTGAAGAGAAGACCCAGTTCGATGTGATACTGAAGGATGCAGGAGCACAGAAAATACAGGTGATCAAGGTTGTAAGGGCTCTTACGAACCTTGGACTCAAGGAAGCAAAAGACCTTGTCGAAGGTGCTCCCAAACCGGTGGTTGAGAAAGTATCCAAACAGGAAGCAGAAGACGCCAAGAAGAAACTTGAAGAGCAGGGCGCAGCGGTAGAAATTAAGTAA